Proteins encoded by one window of Channa argus isolate prfri chromosome 1, Channa argus male v1.0, whole genome shotgun sequence:
- the rbm45 gene encoding RNA-binding protein 45 isoform X1 has product MEDYPSKQSPENLDDPPNSRLFVVTSRSITEDELRESFSVFGDIQGVWVVKDKQTKESKGIAYVKFSKSSQACLAMEEMHGKVLVEGTKPIKVFIAQSRSSTRHRDVEDEELTRIFVMIPKTFSEEDLKKIFKEYGEIEYCVIIKNKFTGESKGLGYVRYYKPSEAALAIENCDKTYRAILAEPRSKAASTEDYSGGAARVDYSGGSDSMNQYAFPMGGSKAPRNSAMHQERQGRRLLATDPGNYLVMDYRSGDFTRCLMMSTRAALTQEQIFALFDIIPGMEYCELQRDAYGMSKGHALIRYSNLGSAVYAKEKLNGFEYPPGNRLAVNFVDDGEDRTSPVGRMALQFVAAQMMSAVWNGPSSSQVMKPPGFSTVSPMPRIQTDVNLPPLKKLAPPDSKAKERLFVVFSPSPLPLDVLEDVFCRFGSLIEVHLVPGRKVGYMKYADKQCADDAMAALHSRIVNGVKMKVMLADPPREESHKRPRTY; this is encoded by the exons ATGGAGGACTACCCTTCTAAACAATCCCCCGAAAACCTCGATGACCCTCCCAACAGCCGTCTCTTCGTGGTCACAAGTCGGTCCATAACTGAAGATGAGCTTCGGGAAAGTTTTTCCGTCTTTGGAGACATTCAGGGGGTTTGGGTTGTCAAAGACAAGCAGACTAAAGAGTCTAAAGGTATCGCCTATGTGAAGTTCTCCAAATCTTCTCAGGCCTGCCTGGCCATGGAGGAAATGCACGGAAAAGTGCTGGTGGAAGGGACTAAACCCATCAAG GTGTTTATCGCCCAGTCAAGGTCTTCAACAAGACACAGAGATGTTGAGGATGAAGAGCTGACCAGAATCTTTGTCATGatccccaaaacattttcagaggAGGACCTCAAAAAGATATTCAAA gaaTATGGGGAAATTGAGTATTGTGTGatcatcaaaaataaattcacCGGGGAAAGTAAAGGACTGGGCTATGTGAGATACTACAAACCTTCCGAAGCTGCCCTTGCTATAGAGAACTGTGACAAAA CTTACAGGGCCATCCTGGCTGAGCCTCGTTCAAAGGCTGCATCAACAGAAGATTACAGCGGGGGAGCAGCCAGAGTCGATTACTCAGGTGGTTCTGATTCCATGAACCAGTACGCCTTCCCTATGG GTGGCAGTAAAGCACCAAGAAACTCAGCAATGCACCAGGAAAGGCAGGGAAGAAGACTGCTAGcaa CTGACCCTGGGAACTACCTGGTCATGGACTACCGCTCTGGAGACTTCACACGGTGCCTTATGATGTCAACACGGGCGGCACTCACCCAGGAGCAGATTTTTGCTCTGTTTGACATTATTCCCGGTATGGAGTACTGCGAGCTGCAGAGAGACGCTTATGGAATGAGCAAAG GTCATGCATTGATTCGCTACAGTAACCTGGGATCAGCTGTTTATGCCAAGGAGAAGCTAAATGGCTTTGAATATCCACCTGGTAACAGACTGGCAGTAAATTTTGTTGATGATGGAGAGGACCGCACCAG tCCTGTCGGTCGGATGGCCCTGCAGTTTGTTGCAGCTCAGATGATGAGTGCAGTGTGGAACGGACCGTCCTCAAGCCAAGTGATGAAACCACCT GGTTTTTCTACTGTCTCCCCGATGCCTCGGATTCAGACAGATGTCAACCTGCCTCCTCTGAAGAAGCTTGCTCCACCTGACAGCAAGGCCAAGGAgcgtttgtttgttgtgttcagCCCCTCCCCACTACCCCTGGATGTGCTGGAGGATGTTTTCTG TCGCTTTGGTTCTCTTATTGAGGTCCATCTGGTTCCTGGGAGGAAGGTTGGATATATGAAGTATGCAGACAAACAG TGTGCAGATGATGCCATGGCAGCACTCCACAGTCGAATTGTCAATGGAGTAAAGATGAAGGTGATGCTGGCTGATCCTCCCAGAGAAGAGTCTCACAAGCGGCCTCGCACCTACTAG
- the rbm45 gene encoding RNA-binding protein 45 isoform X2, with product MEDYPSKQSPENLDDPPNSRLFVVTSRSITEDELRESFSVFGDIQGVWVVKDKQTKESKGIAYVKFSKSSQACLAMEEMHGKVLVEGTKPIKVFIAQSRSSTRHRDVEDEELTRIFVMIPKTFSEEDLKKIFKEYGEIEYCVIIKNKFTGESKGLGYVRYYKPSEAALAIENCDKTYRAILAEPRSKAASTEDYSGGAARVDYSGGSDSMNQYAFPMADPGNYLVMDYRSGDFTRCLMMSTRAALTQEQIFALFDIIPGMEYCELQRDAYGMSKGHALIRYSNLGSAVYAKEKLNGFEYPPGNRLAVNFVDDGEDRTSPVGRMALQFVAAQMMSAVWNGPSSSQVMKPPGFSTVSPMPRIQTDVNLPPLKKLAPPDSKAKERLFVVFSPSPLPLDVLEDVFCRFGSLIEVHLVPGRKVGYMKYADKQCADDAMAALHSRIVNGVKMKVMLADPPREESHKRPRTY from the exons ATGGAGGACTACCCTTCTAAACAATCCCCCGAAAACCTCGATGACCCTCCCAACAGCCGTCTCTTCGTGGTCACAAGTCGGTCCATAACTGAAGATGAGCTTCGGGAAAGTTTTTCCGTCTTTGGAGACATTCAGGGGGTTTGGGTTGTCAAAGACAAGCAGACTAAAGAGTCTAAAGGTATCGCCTATGTGAAGTTCTCCAAATCTTCTCAGGCCTGCCTGGCCATGGAGGAAATGCACGGAAAAGTGCTGGTGGAAGGGACTAAACCCATCAAG GTGTTTATCGCCCAGTCAAGGTCTTCAACAAGACACAGAGATGTTGAGGATGAAGAGCTGACCAGAATCTTTGTCATGatccccaaaacattttcagaggAGGACCTCAAAAAGATATTCAAA gaaTATGGGGAAATTGAGTATTGTGTGatcatcaaaaataaattcacCGGGGAAAGTAAAGGACTGGGCTATGTGAGATACTACAAACCTTCCGAAGCTGCCCTTGCTATAGAGAACTGTGACAAAA CTTACAGGGCCATCCTGGCTGAGCCTCGTTCAAAGGCTGCATCAACAGAAGATTACAGCGGGGGAGCAGCCAGAGTCGATTACTCAGGTGGTTCTGATTCCATGAACCAGTACGCCTTCCCTATGG CTGACCCTGGGAACTACCTGGTCATGGACTACCGCTCTGGAGACTTCACACGGTGCCTTATGATGTCAACACGGGCGGCACTCACCCAGGAGCAGATTTTTGCTCTGTTTGACATTATTCCCGGTATGGAGTACTGCGAGCTGCAGAGAGACGCTTATGGAATGAGCAAAG GTCATGCATTGATTCGCTACAGTAACCTGGGATCAGCTGTTTATGCCAAGGAGAAGCTAAATGGCTTTGAATATCCACCTGGTAACAGACTGGCAGTAAATTTTGTTGATGATGGAGAGGACCGCACCAG tCCTGTCGGTCGGATGGCCCTGCAGTTTGTTGCAGCTCAGATGATGAGTGCAGTGTGGAACGGACCGTCCTCAAGCCAAGTGATGAAACCACCT GGTTTTTCTACTGTCTCCCCGATGCCTCGGATTCAGACAGATGTCAACCTGCCTCCTCTGAAGAAGCTTGCTCCACCTGACAGCAAGGCCAAGGAgcgtttgtttgttgtgttcagCCCCTCCCCACTACCCCTGGATGTGCTGGAGGATGTTTTCTG TCGCTTTGGTTCTCTTATTGAGGTCCATCTGGTTCCTGGGAGGAAGGTTGGATATATGAAGTATGCAGACAAACAG TGTGCAGATGATGCCATGGCAGCACTCCACAGTCGAATTGTCAATGGAGTAAAGATGAAGGTGATGCTGGCTGATCCTCCCAGAGAAGAGTCTCACAAGCGGCCTCGCACCTACTAG
- the rbm45 gene encoding RNA-binding protein 45 isoform X3 — protein MEDYPSKQSPENLDDPPNSRLFVVTSRSITEDELRESFSVFGDIQGVWVVKDKQTKESKGIAYVKFSKSSQACLAMEEMHGKVLVEGTKPIKVFIAQSRSSTRHRDVEDEELTRIFVMIPKTFSEEDLKKIFKEYGEIEYCVIIKNKFTGESKGLGYVRYYKPSEAALAIENCDKTYRAILAEPRSKAASTEDYSGGAARVDYSADPGNYLVMDYRSGDFTRCLMMSTRAALTQEQIFALFDIIPGMEYCELQRDAYGMSKGHALIRYSNLGSAVYAKEKLNGFEYPPGNRLAVNFVDDGEDRTSPVGRMALQFVAAQMMSAVWNGPSSSQVMKPPGFSTVSPMPRIQTDVNLPPLKKLAPPDSKAKERLFVVFSPSPLPLDVLEDVFCRFGSLIEVHLVPGRKVGYMKYADKQCADDAMAALHSRIVNGVKMKVMLADPPREESHKRPRTY, from the exons ATGGAGGACTACCCTTCTAAACAATCCCCCGAAAACCTCGATGACCCTCCCAACAGCCGTCTCTTCGTGGTCACAAGTCGGTCCATAACTGAAGATGAGCTTCGGGAAAGTTTTTCCGTCTTTGGAGACATTCAGGGGGTTTGGGTTGTCAAAGACAAGCAGACTAAAGAGTCTAAAGGTATCGCCTATGTGAAGTTCTCCAAATCTTCTCAGGCCTGCCTGGCCATGGAGGAAATGCACGGAAAAGTGCTGGTGGAAGGGACTAAACCCATCAAG GTGTTTATCGCCCAGTCAAGGTCTTCAACAAGACACAGAGATGTTGAGGATGAAGAGCTGACCAGAATCTTTGTCATGatccccaaaacattttcagaggAGGACCTCAAAAAGATATTCAAA gaaTATGGGGAAATTGAGTATTGTGTGatcatcaaaaataaattcacCGGGGAAAGTAAAGGACTGGGCTATGTGAGATACTACAAACCTTCCGAAGCTGCCCTTGCTATAGAGAACTGTGACAAAA CTTACAGGGCCATCCTGGCTGAGCCTCGTTCAAAGGCTGCATCAACAGAAGATTACAGCGGGGGAGCAGCCAGAGTCGATTACTCAG CTGACCCTGGGAACTACCTGGTCATGGACTACCGCTCTGGAGACTTCACACGGTGCCTTATGATGTCAACACGGGCGGCACTCACCCAGGAGCAGATTTTTGCTCTGTTTGACATTATTCCCGGTATGGAGTACTGCGAGCTGCAGAGAGACGCTTATGGAATGAGCAAAG GTCATGCATTGATTCGCTACAGTAACCTGGGATCAGCTGTTTATGCCAAGGAGAAGCTAAATGGCTTTGAATATCCACCTGGTAACAGACTGGCAGTAAATTTTGTTGATGATGGAGAGGACCGCACCAG tCCTGTCGGTCGGATGGCCCTGCAGTTTGTTGCAGCTCAGATGATGAGTGCAGTGTGGAACGGACCGTCCTCAAGCCAAGTGATGAAACCACCT GGTTTTTCTACTGTCTCCCCGATGCCTCGGATTCAGACAGATGTCAACCTGCCTCCTCTGAAGAAGCTTGCTCCACCTGACAGCAAGGCCAAGGAgcgtttgtttgttgtgttcagCCCCTCCCCACTACCCCTGGATGTGCTGGAGGATGTTTTCTG TCGCTTTGGTTCTCTTATTGAGGTCCATCTGGTTCCTGGGAGGAAGGTTGGATATATGAAGTATGCAGACAAACAG TGTGCAGATGATGCCATGGCAGCACTCCACAGTCGAATTGTCAATGGAGTAAAGATGAAGGTGATGCTGGCTGATCCTCCCAGAGAAGAGTCTCACAAGCGGCCTCGCACCTACTAG